The genomic interval ACACAGCCAGTCCCCAGACATCCAGGCCCCAGATTACACAGCCAGTCCCCAGACATCCAGGCCCCAGATTACACAGCCAGTCCCCAGACATCCAGGCCCCAGATTACACAGCCAGTCCCCAGACATCCAGGCCCCAGATTACACAGCCAGTCCCCAGACATCCAGGCCCCAGATTACACAGCCAGTCTCCAGACATCCAGGCCCCAGATTACACAGCCAGTCTCCAGACATCCAGGCCCCAGATTACACAGCCAGACATCCAGGCCCCAGATTACACAGCCAGACATCCAGGCCCCAGATTACACAGCCAGACATCCAGGCCCCAGATTACACAGCCAGACATCCAGGCCCCAGATTACACAGCCAGACATCCAGGCCCCAGATTACACAGCCAGACATCCAGGCCCCAGATTACACAGCCAGACATCCAGGCCCCAGATTACACAGCCAGTCTCCAGACATCCAGGCCCCAGATTACACAGCCAGACATCCAGGCCCCAGATTACACAGCCAGACATCCAGGCCCCAGAATACACAGCCAGTCTCCAGACATCCAGGCCACAGATTACACAGCCAGTCTCCAGACACACAGGCCACAGATTACAAAGCCAGTCTCCAGACACACAGGCCACAGATTACAAagccagtctttggaaacatctGGACCAACAGCTTCACCATAAAATAACAATTACATCTAAATGAAGTCGTTTGGGAAAAGTGAGGCAACTTTCTCTGGTTGCCGTGGCAGAGTGTGGGCGTGGCGGCCCCTGGTTACGTACGTCTCCCGGGTTTCCGTATCTCCTTGGTGATGAGGGCTCGTAGTTCGGTGTTGACCTCCAGACTCTCGCTGTTCATCACCTTCTTCAGCTCAGCGGGGGAGGGGTACCGGGCCGGGCACTGCTCCTCCACCAcacccccagtctctcctccatcctcattGCCCTCTGAGAGCTCCACCTCCCTGGGAAGCCCATTCTCCTCCTCAGTGTCCCCATCAGCCTCCATGCGGTTCCCTGTGCCGGTGCCGTCGAGAAGGGGTCCAGAGAGGATCTCTCCTGGTTGGACCGTTGTCCCTGTCTCACACGTCTCTGGGTTGTAGAGGTTTCCAAACACAGCCTCAGAGTCTGACTCACTCTGGTCGcactctgtgagagagagagagagagagggggggggggggttcagggaCAGTCGTTCATAACTAACATGTACGGAACTAAAATACTGTCACTTCCTTTTACAGACTCAGCACTTCAAATATTTGTGTTTTAACACACAGGTGCACTGACAACAATGGCACAGAgcttgtgtgagtgagtgtctcACCGGCGAGGGGGGGTCTGAAGGGGCTGGCTGCAGGGCTGACGGGGGGCGAATAGGCTCTGCCGGGGCGCAGTAGAGGGGACATGCACCGTCGTCTCTTAGGACCCCCACCCCCGACCCCGTGCATGTTGGAGTCACTCCCCGGACGCTTGCCCTTGTTCTGGGGACCCGTCACAAACTCATCGGCCTCGTCAATCATCATCCCCTAGAGAAACAGCAACAGAAAAGACAGGATAAACAAAACGTACTATTACAACTTCACTGTTATAATTGttcaagtgtaacagtataactttaaaccatcccctcgcccatacccgggctcgaaccagggaccctctgcacacatcaacaagtcacccacgaagcatcgttacccatcgctccacaaaagccgcggcccttgcagaacaaggggaaccactacttcaaggtctcagagcaagtgacgtcaccgattgaaacgctatttagaggcgcaccaccgctaactaaactAGCCggttcacatccgttacaccagcacccccgctaactaagctagccgtttcacatccgttacaccagcaccaccgctaactaagctagccgtttcacatccgttacctcagcaccaccgctaactaagctagccgtttcacatccgttacctcagcaccaccgctaactaagctagccgtttcacagccgttacctcagcaccaccgctaactaagctagccgtttcacatccgttacaccagcaccaccgctaactaagctagccgtttcacatccgttacaccagcaccaccggtaactaagctagccgtttcacatccgttacctcagcaccaccgctaactaagctagccgtttcacatccgttacaaaaGCAACCAACTGACATTTGGCCAGAAAAATGTGTCGACTCATAATagcaccagcaccaccgctaactaagctagccgtttcacatccgttacaccagcaccaccgctaactaagctagccgtttcacatccgttacctcagcaccaccgctaactaagctagccgtttcacatccgttacctcagcaccaccgctaactaagctagccgtttcacatccgttacctcagcaccaccgctaactaagctagccgtttcacatccgttacaaaaGCAACCAACTGACATTTGGCCAGAAAAATGTGTCGACTCATAATAGCAATCAATTAGAGAtgttttcaaaaaacaaataagaGTTTGTGAGGTTTTTACCAGCTGATTTCAGAGCTCCTCCTAGTGGAAGGGAATGGTAGTGAGAGTGATTTCTGTAGACAGCCATAGTCCTACCTTCTTGTCCAGTTTGAATGGATTTCCGAAGGTGTGCAGGCGTTTGGGCTGTTCAGGGTCTGCGTCTCTGAGGGGTTGGGGAAGGGCTTTGAGGAAGTCCTGGTAGTTCCCCATCTGGGCGATGGGCACACTGTGCAGCTGGTCTGGAGAGACAAGAGGACACAGGAAGACTTGGGCTCAAATTTCAGTCTTCGTCTCGTCCTTAACAAAACTGGTAGCGAGAATAATTCAACGGGAATTACAGTTAATTCTGgaactgaatcacacacacacacacacctgtgtcctGTCCCCGGAGCAGACAGGTGGTGCTGAGCAGGTTCCTCCTCATGCGGCTCAGCTGATCCAGGAGGTGCATTCTGGGAATGTCGTAGGCGTTCCGGAAACCCTGAGGTTTCAGACTCTACACAGGGAACAGCGAGGAAGAGCTAGTAGTGTCACAGTAGATTAGAAAAGCAACACGATGGGGTAGTATCATATGAAACGATACTACAGtaagtcagggggggggggggggtagtatcaTATGAAACGGTACTACAGTAAGTCGGGGGGGGGGTAGTATCATATGAAATGGTACTACAGTaagtcagggggggggggtagtatcaTATGAAACGGTACTACAGTAAGTCAGGGGGGGGGTAGTATCATATGAAACGATACTACAGTAAGTCAGGGGGGGGTAGTATCATATGAAACGGTACTACAGTAAGTCAGGGGGGGGTAGTATCATATGAAACGGTACTACAGTAAGTCAGGGGGGGGGTAGTATCATATGAAACGGTACTACAGTAAGTCAGGGGGGGGTAGTATCATATGAAACGGTACTACAGTAAGTCAGGGGGGGGTAGTATCATATGAAACGGTACTACAGTAAGTCAGGGGGGGGTAGTATCATATGAAACGGTACTACAGTAAGTTAGGGGGGGGTAGTATCATATGAAACGGTACTACAGTAAGTCAGGGGGGGGTAGTATCATATGAAACGGTACTACAGTAAGTCAGGGGGGGGTAGTATCATATGAAACGGTACTACAGTAAGTCAGGGGGGGGGTAGTATCATATGAAACAGTACTACAGTAAGTCAGGGGGGGGGTAGTATCATATGAAACAGGTACTACAGTAAGTCAGGGGGGTAGTATCATATGAAACGGTACTACAGTAAGTCAGGGGGGGTAGTATCATATGAAACGGTACTACAGTAAGTCAGGGGGGGTAGTATCATATGAAACGGTACTACAGTAAGTCAGGGGGGGTAGTATCATATGAAACGGTACTACAGTAAGTCAGGGGGGTAGTATCATATGAAACGGTACTACAGTAAGTCAGGGGGGGGGGTAGTATCATATGAAACGATACTACAGtaagtcggggggggggggggtagtatcaTATGAAACGGTACTACAGTAAGTCAGGGGGGGGTAGTATCATATGAAACGGTACTACAGTAAGTCAGGGGGGGGGGTAGTATCATATGAAACGGTACTACAGTAAGTCAGGGGGGGGTAGTATCATATGAAACGGTACTTCAGTAAGTCGGGGGGGGGGTAGTATCATATGAAACGGTACTACAGTAAGTCGGGGGGGGGTAGTATCATATGAAACGGTACTACAGTAAGTCAGGGGGGGGTAGTATCATATGAAACGGTACTACAGTAAGTCAGGGGGGGGGTAGTATCATATGAAACGGTACTACAGTAAGTCAGGGGGGGGGTAGTATCATATGAAACGGTACTACAAGTAAGTCAGGGGGGGTAGTATCATATGAAACGGTACTACAGTAAGTCAGGGGGGGTAGTATCATATGAAACGGTACTACAGTAAGTCAGGGGGGGTAGTATCATATGAAACGGtactacagtaagtcaggtgcGGGGGTAGTATCATATCAAACGGTACTACAGTAAGTCAGGGGGGGGGTAGTATCATATGAAACGGTACTACAGTAAGTCAGGGGGGGGTTAGTATCATATGAAACGGTACTACAGTAAGTCAGGGGGGGTAGTATCATATGAAACGATACTACAGTAAGTCAGGGGGGTTAGTATCATATGAAACGGTACTACAGTGAGTCAGGGGGGGGGTTAGTATCATATGAAACGGTACTACAGTAAGTCGGGGGGGGGGTAGTATCATATGAAACGGTACTACAGtaagtcaggggggggggggtagtatcaTATGAAACGGTACTACAGTAAGTTAGGGGGGGGTAGTATCATATGAAACGGTACTACAGTAAGTAAGGGGGGGTAGTATCATATGAAACGGTACTACAGTAAGTAAGGGGGGGTTAGTATCATATGAAACGATACTACAGTAAGTCGGGGGGGGGGTAGTATCATATGAAACGGTACTACAAGTAAGTAAGGGGGGGGGTAGTATCATATGAAACGGTACTACAGTAAGTCAGGGGGGGGTAGTATCATATGAAACGATACTACAGTAAGTCGGGGGGGGGGTAGTATCATATGAAGCGGTACTACAGTAAGTCGGGGGGGTAGTATCATATGAAACGGTACTACAGtaagtcgggggggggggggtagtatcaTATGAAACGGTACTAGGGTTTTCTAAAATGTTGGTGTCATAACGATTTGGTGCTGTCGTACTACCGTGGTACCGGTGTACAGCGCAACATGATTACACACGTACAAATATGTTATAGAAATGTATACTTTATACCATACAGAGAATCATGGCTGATCTACACAGTATCTCTACGTGAGCATCTCTAGAGATAACATGACGTCTTCATCCTCAAGCATCACAGCTAAGGGCCGTTCGGTGGTGCTGACCTTGTTGAGAGGAGCCAGCTGAAAGCCAGAGAACTCTTTAGAGTTTAGCTCCAGGGGCAGGGCGGCCGTCTCTCCTGTGATGCTGGCCAGAAGCTGAGTGAAGTCTCTGCGCTGGGCCAGGGAGATGTCCCCACCGCGGTCACGCACCTTGATGCCACCCTCCGCTACCACTTTTTTAGCTACAGATGCTATCAGCCGCTCGTACTCTATCTTGGTCTGGGGAGAAGATGCATGGATGGTTATGGAAGGAAGAGTGAATGGAAACCAAGACAGTTTGcactcaccaacacacacagggacagacagacgggacagagaCGCACAGACACACTACCTGCTGGCTGAGCTTCTTGAGGTAGGACACCACACTGTAACTCAGACCATACTCCATGTTGTCGGCCAGGAGGTTAGGAGCTCCCATGATCCTTAGCGCCTTCCGGAGGGACTGCAGAAGAGTAGAGAAGGCATCATCAAGACCACACATTACAACCAAAATACATAACGATGTCACCTAATTCCACCGCGGCAGCCACGTTAGCCCCTAGCGGAGGATATAACTCCACCGTGGCAGCCACATTAGCCCCTACCGGAGGATATAACTCCACCGCGGCAGCCACGTTAGCGCCTACCGGAGGATATAACTCCACCGCGGCAGCCACGTTAGCGCCTACCGGAGGATATAACTCCACCGCGGCAGCCACGTTAGCGCCTAGCGGAGGATATAACTCCACCGCGGCAGCCACGTTAGCCCCTACCGGAGGATATAACTCCACCGCGGCAGCCACGTTAGCCCCTACCGGAGGATATAACTCCACCGTGGCAGCCACGTTAGCCCCTACCGGAGGATATAACTCCACCGCGGCAGCCACGTTAGCCCCTACCGGAGGATATAACTCCACCTCGGCAGCCACCCACGTTAGCCCCTAGCGGTGGATAACACTACCGtttaagtttggggtcacttagaaatgtccttgtttttgaaaaagcatatttatgtccattaaaacatcaaattgatcagaaaacacagtgtagacatgttTAATGTCGTAATTGTTAatgtttgcaattatgttagcacagctgaaaactgttgtcctgattaaagaagcaatacaactggccttagACTAGTTTAGCATCAGCAttggtctttgtttctggccattttgagcctgtaatcgaacccacaaatgctgatgctccagatactcaactagtctaaggccagttttattgcttctttaaatcaggacagttttcagctgtgctaacataattgcaaaagggttttctaatggtcaactagccttttaaaatgctaaacttggattagctaacacaacgtgctattggaacacaggagtgatggttgctgataatgggcctctgtacgcctatgtagatgcTCCATTTTCTtttgccatttccagctacattaGTAATTTACAACGACTatactgtatttttttaattgaacctttatttaaccaggtaggctagttgaggacaagttctcatttgcaactgcaacctggccaagatcaagcatagcagtgtgaacagacaacacagagttacacatggagtaaacaataaacaagtcaataacatagcagaaaaaaaaaattctacatacattgtgtgcaaaaggcatgaggtcggcaataaataggccataggagtgaataattacaatttagcagattaacactggagtgataaatgatcagatgaacatgtgcaggtagagatactggtgtgcataagagcagaaaagtaaataaataaaaacagtatggggatgaggtaggtgaattgGGCGGCCTATATACCgattgactatgtacagctgcagcgttcggttagctgctcagatagcagatgtttaaagctggtgagggagataagtctccaacttcagagatttttgcaattcgttccagtcacaggcagcagagaactggaaggaaaggcggccaaatgaggttttggctttagggatgatcagtgagatacacttgctggagcgcgtgctacgggtgggtgttgccatcgtgaccagtgaactgagataaggcagagctttacctagcatggacttgtagatgacctggagccagtgggtctggcgacgaacatgtagcgagggccggccgactagagcatacaggtcgcagtggtgggtggtataaggtgcttttgtaacaaaacggatggcactgtgataaactgcatccagtttgctgagtagagtattggaagctattttgtagatgacatcgccgaagttgaggatcggtaggatagtcagttttacatgggtaagtttggcggcgtgagtgaaggaggctttgttgcgaaatagaaaaccgactctagatttgattttagattggagatgtttgatatgagactggaaggagagtttacagtctagccagacacctaggtacttatagatgtccacatattctaggtcggaaccatccagggtggtcaTGCTAGTCgggtgtgcgggtgcaggcagcgaacagttgaaaagcatgcatttggttttactagcgtttaagagcagttggaggccacggaaggagtgttgaatggcattgaagctcgtttggaggttagataggacagtgtccaaggaagggccagaagtatacagaatggtgtcgtctacgtagaggtggatcagggaatcgcccgcagcaagagcaacatcattgatatatacagagaaaagagtcagcccgagaattgaaccctgtggtacttccatagagactgccagaggaccggacaacatgccctccgatttgacacactgaactctgtctgcaaagtagttggtgaaccaggcaaggcagtcattagaaaagccgaggctactgagtctgccgataagaatatggtgattgacagagtcgaaagccttggccaggtcgatgaagacggctgcacagtactgtcttttatcgatggcggttatgacatcgtttagtaccttgagcgtggctgaggtgcacccgtgaccggctcggaaacggGATTGCAAAGCGGAGGAGGTATGGTggaattcgaaatggtcagtgatctgttttttgacttggctttcgaagaccttggagaggcagggcaggatggatataggtctgtaacagtttgggtccagggtgtctcccctttgaagagggggatgaccgcggcagctttccaatccttggggatctcagatgatacgaaggagtggttgaacaggctggtaataggggttgtgacaatggcggcggacagtttcagaaatagagggtccagattgtcaaacCCGGCGGATTTGTATGGGTCAAGgttttcagctctttcagaacatctgctatctggatttgggtaaaaggagaagctggggaggcgtgGTCGAGTAGCTGcaggtggagggggggtggagctgttggcagaggttggagtagccaggaggaaggcatggccagccgttgagaaatgcttgttgaagttttcgattatcacggatttatcggtggtgaccgtgttacctagcctcagtgcagtgggcagctgggaggaggtgaccgtgttacctagcctcagtgcagtgggcagctgggaggaggtgaccgtgttacctagcctcagtgcagtgggcagctgggaggaggtgctcttgttctccatggatttatcggtggtgaccgtgttacctagcctcagtgcagtgggcagctgggaggaggtgctcttgttctccatggatttatcggtggtgaccgtgttacctagcctcagtgcagtgggcagctgggaggaggtgaccgtgttacctagcctcagtgcagtgggcagctgggaggaggtgaccgtgttacctagcctcagtgcagtgggcagctgggaggaggtgctcttgttctccatggatttatcggtggtgaccgtgttacctagcctcagtgcagtgggcagctgggaggaggtgctcttgttctccatggatttatcagtggtgaccgtgttacctagcctcagtgcagtgggcagctgggaggaggtgctcttgttctccatggatttatcagtggtgaccgtgttacctagcctcagtgcagtgggtagctgggaggaggtgctcttgttctccatggatttatcagtggtgaccgtgttacctagcctcagtgtagtgggcagctgggaggaggtgctcttgttctccatggatttatcagtggtgaccgtgttacctagcctcagtgcagtgggcagctgggaggaggtgctcttgttctccatggatttatcggtggtgaccgtgttacctagcctcagtgcagtgggcagctgggaggaggtgctcttgttctccatggatttatcagtggtgactgtgttacctagcctcagtgcagtgggcagctgggaggccaggtcgattagaaaggcctgctcgcagaagtgttttagggagcgtttgacagtgatgaggggtggtttgaccacagacccattacggatgaagtcaatgaggcagtgatcgctgagatcctgattgaagacagcagaggtgtatttggagggcaagttggtcaggctAATGTCTATTAGGGttcccatgtttacggatttagggttgtacctggtgggttccttgatgatttgtgtgagattgggggttaagtgacctaaactgggatatgcttaacaaaACAAACTCAGAACAAaagctagatggggggggggcGATCAAATCAcagatggtgtccagggcacagctgggagctgaggggggggggacggtagcaggcggcaacagagAGACCTATTTCTGGAGAGATAAAatttcgaactgtttgggcatagacctggaaagtatgacagaactttgcaggctaactcctccccctttggcagttctatcttgacggaaagtgttttggtggccttcctatgccaggattcagacacggctaggacatcagggttggcagagtgtgctaaagcagtgagtaaaacttagggaggaggcttctgaagttgacatgcatgaaaccaaggcttttttgatcacagaagtcaacaaatgagggtgcctggggacattgCAGGGTTCatctccacatcacccgaggaacagaggaggagtaggatgagggtgcggctaaaggccatcaaaactggtcgcctagagcgttggggacagagaataaaaggagcagatttttgggcatggtagaatatattcagggcataatgtgcagacgggtatggtggggtgtgggtacagaggaggtaaacccaggcactGGGtaatgataagagaggttgtatctatGGACATGCTGGTTCTAATGGTGTGAGGAActagtggaactaggggctccattgtaaattaaaacaatgataactaacctgaacaacagaataaaaggcatattgacatttgagagagacatacagcgaggcataaagtaatcgcaggtcTTGATTGGGAGAGCGAGCTAaaacaggtgagacaacagcagctagtcagctaacacaacaacagcaggtaaaatggcgatgactaggcagagagggtcggattaactacacacagagcctgagtttgcTCTGGGGCCGCcagataaaacataaataaacagaatggagtaccgtgattaatggacagtccagcaggcatcagctatgtagccaagtgatcatagtgtccagggggcagcagtagatggaacagggaagccgccaCTATGCTAGCACGCGGGCGACACaacgtttaaagttagtagcccagAGGTGGTAGGGGGGGGTCTGCTCAGAcagaggccggttgaaggcacagcggatggagtattcgtcggcagatcagacgtggtggtgcggcggggcgcCATGTCGACAGAGAAtacaagccagatggcgaaagaggtattgaaGAATTTTGTTTAATAgccgggagatgtgcctggctcacggctaactggtgctagcttcgtggcagtggcatTAGCCAGTATagccaatcggtagcagcggtgatccgatgccaaggtccagagtttacagcaaggatccggtggagtattgggtTCTAGacgtgtatgagtggggttcgggtgaacagctgagtaggccgggaggtgggcctcagggatagcttcggtactgggggCCACGGAgggtgcaagctagctgtgaagattagaagtagtggtccagggattatgGCAGGAATCcagcgttgttgtggagagacagtccgatactggtagaTTAGCGAGTAATATCCAGGCTAAgaacagggctggtatctgtgcaagaaggtaaaagccgctagcagtggctaacaatgactaaatagcatgtagctagttagctggttagcttctagaggttcttgaatgtgttctaaagtgaaaaataatagcgataccgtatcacattgggtgaggcaggttaccagaaggtataattaaataaaaaaatcgaaaagagattgaaatacggaaaatacaaaagtacacgagaggacgAACAAAACACGTCTTCACTGCTACGTCATCTTGgataatttctgatcaattttatgttctTTTATTAGACAacatttttttgcttttctttcaaaaacaagtacatttctaagtgaccccaaacttttgaacggtagtgtatgtatgtaaatattcatatttttctctGGATTTTCAAAATTCTCTCGTGACCTTTTTTGGGAACCTCTGAATTAGCCCCTACACCATCTATCATTTTCACTCCCTCAGCTTTGGGAGACTTGTGCCTATGGCGTAGGTTGAACGTGATCACATAACTGGGAGTGCCGAGGGGCTGGTTTGACATTCAGCCGTTGACTTACCCCAATGTAATAAAGAGGCATGGTCTTCAGGTAGTTCTCAAATGACTGACGCCATTTAATGGTGGGCTTGAACTTGTGCACCCGGATCAAGTCATCTGCAACACATACAGAGCAGGCTTTAGGAGAGGTAGAGTGTGACCACTATGGCCAGAGACATTAATTATCATATTACCAGATGTTTTCCATATAGAATGTATTACAGAGTatctgttttgctttatcttggccaggttgtcaATGAGAacgttctcaactggcctacctggttaaataaaggtgttctcaactggcctacctggttaaataaaggtgttctcaactggcctacctggttaaataaaggtgttctcaactggcctacctggttaaataaaggtgttctcaactggcctacctggttaaataaaggtgttctcaactggcctacctggttaaataaaggtgttctcaactagcctacctggttaaataaaggtgttctcaactggcctacctggttaaataaaggtgttctcaactggcctacctggttaaataaaggtgttctcaacttgcctacctggttaaataaaggtgttctcaactagcctacctggttaaataaaggtgttctcaactagcctacctggttaaataaaggtgttctcaactagcctacctggttaaataaaggtgttctcaacttgcctacctggttaaataaaggtgttctcaactggcctacctggttaaataaaggtgttctcaactagcctacctggttaaataaaggtgttctcagctgacctacctggttaaataaaggtgttctcaactggcctacctggttaaataaaggtgttctcaactagcctacctggttaaataaaggtgttctcaactggcctacctggttaaataaaggtgttctcaactggcctacctggttaaataaaggtgttctcaactagcctacctggttaaataaaggtgttctcaactggcctacctggttaaataaaggtgttctcaactggcctacctggttaaataaaggtgttctcaactagcctacctggttaaataaaggtgttctcaactaggctacctggttaaataaaggtgttctcaactaggctacctggttaaataaaggtgttctcaactagcctacctggttaaataaaggtgttctcaactggcctacctggttaaataaaggtgttctcaactggcctacctggttaaataaaggtgttctcaactggcctacctggttaaataaaggtgttctcaactaggctacctggttaaataaaggtgttctcaactaggctacctggttaaataaaggtgttctcaactggcctacctggttaaataaaggtgttctcaactagcctacctggttaaataaaggtgttctca from Oncorhynchus kisutch isolate 150728-3 linkage group LG26, Okis_V2, whole genome shotgun sequence carries:
- the ints6 gene encoding integrator complex subunit 6 isoform X2, encoding MGRNPFFLEPSIIVAITDGNKLTSSGGVQDELHLPLTTPLPGSELTKEPFRWDQRLFSLVLRIPGHATVEPEPLGGVPPDDSAITPMCEVTGGRSYSVFSQRMLNQCLESLLQKIQSGVVINFEKTGPDPPPGEDETLKPGPQSWHCCHKLIYVRPNPKTGVPIGHWPIPEGFWPDTNSPTLPPRSAHPHVRFSCLDSEPMVIDKVPFDKYELEASPLTQYILERKSPHSCWQVFVSNSAKYSDLGQPFGYLKASTALNCVNLFVMPYNYPVVLPLLDDLIRVHKFKPTIKWRQSFENYLKTMPLYYIGSLRKALRIMGAPNLLADNMEYGLSYSVVSYLKKLSQQTKIEYERLIASVAKKVVAEGGIKVRDRGGDISLAQRRDFTQLLASITGETAALPLELNSKEFSGFQLAPLNKSLKPQGFRNAYDIPRMHLLDQLSRMRRNLLSTTCLLRGQDTDQLHSVPIAQMGNYQDFLKALPQPLRDADPEQPKRLHTFGNPFKLDKKGMMIDEADEFVTGPQNKGKRPGSDSNMHGVGGGGPKRRRCMSPLLRPGRAYSPPVSPAASPFRPPLAECDQSESDSEAVFGNLYNPETCETGTTVQPGEILSGPLLDGTGTGNRMEADGDTEEENGLPREVELSEGNEDGGETGGVVEEQCPARYPSPAELKKVMNSESLEVNTELRALITKEIRKPGRHYEKIFYFLKQIQGSFDTRLIFLQNIIKEAARFKKRVLIEQLENFLEEIHNRANNMNHLDGF